A genomic region of Pseudopipra pipra isolate bDixPip1 chromosome W, bDixPip1.hap1, whole genome shotgun sequence contains the following coding sequences:
- the LOC135406019 gene encoding hydrocephalus-inducing protein homolog isoform X1 has product MAWHLSGLDDLGDDFSASQGRGIVGPRTDFEVKLNFKAEKIGITNKMIQLEVSDTENILGIVQAETIKVSVEVYDVNLSINMPEGPDGSLEFGTINVLDNKKQVLSLQNKGLYDFEYSFKLTTGSAKRGDLESPFTVRPQGAVLKASQPPVKVEVLFHPTTEVFLESKPILLCQVIDLKSGQGGETVATIPVRVSARAVYSKYSIEPASPIDFGAMVKGTKKSQVLIVENKGALNFKFLIHQAPPLQSSQQEESAPSVRERKRSTQAQLTAGVFMVSPCSGSVGPGGQQKITVDCSPGAEGKCEEQLYIDISNRDPKDNPLGIPFTLTAESCFPALVEDVTSIFEQYPIHSNVNLHQTLQSVQGNGVFIRDDNKFIFTKVQVGQQATARFKISNGSSVPCDVVLSIKALPGEPHSLISNIFKLDPVEMSIPGLSHAFATVTFTPEQKEDYQCTFTASLVSPKSRSVKMKPQQLTFTVSGEGHVPQVTVECPGLRSKRGNPCAALQEAPAGGFTDTPPGPS; this is encoded by the exons atggcatggcatctcagtgggctggacgaccttggagatgacttctctgcatcgcaaggcaggggcatcgttgggccccgcacagactttgaggtgaagctgaatttcaaggccgagaagattggcatcacaaataagatgatccaactagag GTTTCAGATACAGAAAACATCCTGGGCATTGTTCAGGCTGAAACCATCAAAGTCTCTGTGGAGGTCTACGATGTTAATCTGAGCATCAACATGCCTGAAG GTCCAGATGGCAGCTTGGAATTTGGAACCATTAATGTCCTGGATAATAAGAAGCAAGTCCTGAGTCTGCAGAACAAAGGCTTATATGACTTTGAGTACAG TTTCAAGCTGACCACTGGAAGTGCCAAGAGGGGTGACTTGGAATCTCCCTTCACTGTCCGGCCGCAGGGGGCTGTGCTGAAAGCCTCCCAGCCACCTGTGAAAGTTGAGGTCCTCTTCCACCCCACGACTGAAGTGTTTCTCGAGAGCAAAcccatcctgctctgccag GTCATTGATCTCAAATCGGGTCAAGGAGGCGAGACCGTTGCCACCATCCCAGTGAGGGTGTCGGCGAGAGCTGTGTACAGCAAGTACAGCATCGAGCCTGCCTCGCCCATCGACTTCGGTGCCATGGTTAAGGGCACCAAGAAGAGCCAGGTCTTAATTGTGGAGAACAAAGGCGCCCTCAACTTCAAATTCCTCATCCACCAAGCACCTCCACTGCAAAG TTCACAGCAAGAGGAATCTGCCCCCTCGGTCAGGGAAAGAAAACGCTCCACACAG GCTCAGCTCACTGCAGGCGTGTTCATGGTGTCCCCTTGCTCCGGCTCCGTCGGTCCTGGGGGCCAGCAGAAGATCACAGTGGATTgcagcccaggagcagaggggaaatGTGAGGAGCAGCTATACATTGACATCAGCAACAGAGACCCCAAGGACAATCCCCTCGGCATTCCCTTTACCCTGACTGCCGAGTCCTGCTTCCCAG CGCTTGTTGAAGACGTCACGTCCATCTTTGAGCAGTACCCGATCCACAGCAACGTCAATCTCCACCAGACGTTACAGTCGGTGCAAGGCAACGGTGTGTTCATCAGAGATGATAACAAATTCATCTTCACCAAAGTTCAGGTTGGGCAACAGGCCACGGCTCGCTTCAAGATCTCCAATGGCAGCAGTGTCCCATGTGACGTTGTGCTCTCCATCAAAGCCTTGCCTGGAGAG CCTCACAGCCTCATCAGCAACATCTTCAAATTGGATCCTGTCGAGATGAGCATTCCTGGCTTATCCCACGCCTTTGCTACAGTGACCTTCACTCCAGAACAAAAGGAGGACTACCAGTGCACTTTCACAGCTTCCCTTGTTAGCCCAAAAAG CAGGTCTGTGAAGATGAAACCCCAACAGCTGACCTTCACTGTCAGTGGAGAGGGGCACGTGCCTCAGGTGACAGTCGAGTGCCCGGGCCTTCGGAGTAAGAGGGGAAACCCCTGTGCTGCGCTTCAGGAGGCTCCTGCTGGGGGATTCACAGACACTCCCCCTGGTCCTTCGTAA
- the LOC135406019 gene encoding hydrocephalus-inducing protein homolog isoform X2, with the protein MAWHLSGLDDLGDDFSASQGRGIVGPRTDFEVKLNFKAEKIGITNKMIQLEVSDTENILGIVQAETIKVSVEVYDVNLSINMPEGPDGSLEFGTINVLDNKKQVLSLQNKGLYDFEYSFKLTTGSAKRGDLESPFTVRPQGAVLKASQPPVKVEVLFHPTTEVFLESKPILLCQVIDLKSGQGGETVATIPVRVSARAVYSKYSIEPASPIDFGAMVKGTKKSQVLIVENKGALNFKFLIHQAPPLQSSQQEESAPSVRERKRSTQAQLTAGVFMVSPCSGSVGPGGQQKITVDCSPGAEGKCEEQLYIDISNRDPKDNPLGIPFTLTAESCFPALVEDVTSIFEQYPIHSNVNLHQTLQSVQGNGVFIRDDNKFIFTKVQVGQQATARFKISNGSSVPCDVVLSIKALPGEPHSLISNIFKLDPVEMSIPGLSHAFATVTFTPEQKEDYQCTFTASLVSPKRSVKMKPQQLTFTVSGEGHVPQVTVECPGLRSKRGNPCAALQEAPAGGFTDTPPGPS; encoded by the exons atggcatggcatctcagtgggctggacgaccttggagatgacttctctgcatcgcaaggcaggggcatcgttgggccccgcacagactttgaggtgaagctgaatttcaaggccgagaagattggcatcacaaataagatgatccaactagag GTTTCAGATACAGAAAACATCCTGGGCATTGTTCAGGCTGAAACCATCAAAGTCTCTGTGGAGGTCTACGATGTTAATCTGAGCATCAACATGCCTGAAG GTCCAGATGGCAGCTTGGAATTTGGAACCATTAATGTCCTGGATAATAAGAAGCAAGTCCTGAGTCTGCAGAACAAAGGCTTATATGACTTTGAGTACAG TTTCAAGCTGACCACTGGAAGTGCCAAGAGGGGTGACTTGGAATCTCCCTTCACTGTCCGGCCGCAGGGGGCTGTGCTGAAAGCCTCCCAGCCACCTGTGAAAGTTGAGGTCCTCTTCCACCCCACGACTGAAGTGTTTCTCGAGAGCAAAcccatcctgctctgccag GTCATTGATCTCAAATCGGGTCAAGGAGGCGAGACCGTTGCCACCATCCCAGTGAGGGTGTCGGCGAGAGCTGTGTACAGCAAGTACAGCATCGAGCCTGCCTCGCCCATCGACTTCGGTGCCATGGTTAAGGGCACCAAGAAGAGCCAGGTCTTAATTGTGGAGAACAAAGGCGCCCTCAACTTCAAATTCCTCATCCACCAAGCACCTCCACTGCAAAG TTCACAGCAAGAGGAATCTGCCCCCTCGGTCAGGGAAAGAAAACGCTCCACACAG GCTCAGCTCACTGCAGGCGTGTTCATGGTGTCCCCTTGCTCCGGCTCCGTCGGTCCTGGGGGCCAGCAGAAGATCACAGTGGATTgcagcccaggagcagaggggaaatGTGAGGAGCAGCTATACATTGACATCAGCAACAGAGACCCCAAGGACAATCCCCTCGGCATTCCCTTTACCCTGACTGCCGAGTCCTGCTTCCCAG CGCTTGTTGAAGACGTCACGTCCATCTTTGAGCAGTACCCGATCCACAGCAACGTCAATCTCCACCAGACGTTACAGTCGGTGCAAGGCAACGGTGTGTTCATCAGAGATGATAACAAATTCATCTTCACCAAAGTTCAGGTTGGGCAACAGGCCACGGCTCGCTTCAAGATCTCCAATGGCAGCAGTGTCCCATGTGACGTTGTGCTCTCCATCAAAGCCTTGCCTGGAGAG CCTCACAGCCTCATCAGCAACATCTTCAAATTGGATCCTGTCGAGATGAGCATTCCTGGCTTATCCCACGCCTTTGCTACAGTGACCTTCACTCCAGAACAAAAGGAGGACTACCAGTGCACTTTCACAGCTTCCCTTGTTAGCCCAAAAAG GTCTGTGAAGATGAAACCCCAACAGCTGACCTTCACTGTCAGTGGAGAGGGGCACGTGCCTCAGGTGACAGTCGAGTGCCCGGGCCTTCGGAGTAAGAGGGGAAACCCCTGTGCTGCGCTTCAGGAGGCTCCTGCTGGGGGATTCACAGACACTCCCCCTGGTCCTTCGTAA